The Sorangiineae bacterium MSr11954 DNA segment TATCGTAGGAGCGGATGGAGTCCGCGTTGACCAGGTTCGCCTTGAGCTCGGCGATGAGCAACGGTGTCACCTGCGGATCGACGGGCGGATCGAGGAGGAACGCACCGCCGTTGCGTGAGTCCCCGCGCAGCGCCGCGGGATCGAGGTAGAGCCGCGCGAACAGCGTTCGCGCCGTAAAGTCGACGCGCGCACCGTAGCCGCGGATGGTGGCGACCTTGGTGGCGTCGGCCGGCACTTTGACGGGGGCCACCGCCGCGTTCCACGCCTGAAGGCGCTGCGCCGCCGAGCCACCGCGGATCCACTTGAGCAGACGGTTCAACGTGTTGCTCGAGAAGCCCGACGTGGTGCCGGACAGGAACGGCTGCACCGTCGCGTTGTAGCCGGGGATCACGTCGTCCGCGATCGGATTGGCCCCGAAATCGAAGCGCGAGCAATCCGGATCGGTCAGCACGTCGGGATCCGTGCAAAAAGGATCCGCCGGCTGCGCGTTCGAGCCGTTGTAGAGGAGGTCGATGACCGCCTTGTCGTATGTGCCCGGCTTGTCGAGCAAGGTCCGGTCCTGCGTCAGGTTGTAGTCCATCACGGTGGACGACACCGGCTTGAGCGACCCCTTGAAGTTGTGGCGCAGCCCCAACGTGTGCCCGATCTCGTGCGCGATCACGTGGGTGATGTACGCCTCGAACTTCTCCTTCTTCGTGCGCCCCAGCGCGGCCGCATCGGCGCCCGCCTCCTCGCGCAGCTGCTCGGCCGTGGGTGCCCACAGCACGCACAAAGGATCGTTGCGAAGCTCGCCCCACGTCAGCGCGGGAACGGCCTTGGGGCCGGCGGCCGGGCTCACGGACGGCGCGGCCGTCGGATCGTCGAAGAATTGGCTCAAGGACGTGAGCCAGACGCCATTGAGGTAAACGCTGGCGCCGCGCACCTCGCCCGTGTTCGGGTTCGAGCGCCAATTGGCGAACGCGTAGCCGTAGGTCGGATCGCCGTCGAAGATGATGAAGTTCTTGTCGTCGTCTGCGTATGAATCGCCCGGCGAGGCGATCTTCGCCTCGAGCGCCTTGAAGCCGAAGACGGCGTTCCAGTTCTCGACCCCGCGCTTCACGGCCCCCGCGATATCGTACGGACCGTAGACGGGATGGTTCTTGAGCTTCTCGAACTGATCCGAGATGAGCCACGTGATCGGCTTGCCGCCTGGGTGCACGTTCCACTTGATCGGAGATTGCGTGGTGGTACCCGTGTTCTTCACGGAGTGCGCGTCGCTGCGGAAGTAATATTCGCGCGGCGGCAGCGGGGAGGCCACATAGTCCGGGCTCTCGCTGTAGCGGCGGAGCGACAGGCCCAAGGTGCCCGAGACCTTGAACACGTTGGGCTCGAGCCCGCCGGCTGCGTTCTGCGGGACGTCGTTGCTCGCGCCGGTGAAGACCTCCTCGAAGGTCGCCCCATCGGAGAGCTTGCGGAAGTTCTGCAAGAACGCCAAATCGATTTGGAAGTGCGCCGGCTGCGAGCCCTGCGCGAATCCATCCGAGAGGACGCCGAAGCGATTCAGCCCCGCCGCCGGATCGAACAGCACGTAGTTGTCGGAGTCGACCCGATCGTCGAAGTCCTCCGACTGGACCAGCGGATAGGCCTCGATGAGGAGGGTCGGGTCGAACGTATCGCTGGTCGCATAGTTGTTCGAGGCGTCGAACACGAACAGCTTTCCGTTCTGCACGCGGAAGGTCACCACGCGCACCCCGAGCGAGGCGGCCGCGCCGCCGCCGACCGTGCCGGGGAAGTAATCTTTCAGGTACGCCGTGAGGAACCAACGCTTGCCCAACTCGCGCTTGTTGATCGCCACATAAAAGGATTGCGGCGCGCGGGTGCTCGGGACCGACTGCGTGATGAGCTGCTGGGTCTTGGTGGGGAGCGTGCGTTCAATGGCCACGAACGGGTCGCCATTCGACAACTCTCCGGACGAGGGCGCAGACGGGGTGTCGCTCTGCCCGCAACCCACGGCGGTCACGAAGAGAGACGACGCAACGAGCATACCAATCGGAAATCCGAGTCGAGACCGTCGAGCAAGTCGCATAGGTGGGGATCCTCCAGTCCCCTTAGTGCGCACCACCCCGCTCTCCTATGACTGCGAAAGTGATGAATTTTACGATTCATCTTTTTCGATTCGCCATCACGAAAGGCCTCGACAGGCGTCTTCGTTATAGTAGAAGATCGTTCGTTTTAACAGAAGTGAACGGGCGCGATGGACACCGCACGGGCCATGGCGCATGGGGACAGCAGACTCGATGGGGGGAATGGAGGGGATCGCGATGTCTCTTGCTCGAACGTTCCGTATCGTAGGATTCCATGTTGCGCTGGTCGCACCGGCGCTGGCTTTGGCCGCCGGTTGCGGACAAACCGACGGCGCGCACCAAGCCGAAATCAATGCCTTGTCGAACGGCGATGCCTTCGTCGCCATCGACCGCCCGCTCCCCGAGGCCGCGCAGGCCTTGGTCACGCAGGCGGTGCCCGCGCTCGACGCGCCGCGATCGTTCTATCTGGCCATTCACCGGAGAGAGCTCGGGCAGCGTTATTTCCTGACCGCGTATGCCAAAGACTATTTCCCGGGCACCGTGGGCGCGTTCGCGGCCGCGTCCCTCGGTGTTCGCGTGGTCACCTTCCGCGAACAGAATGGCAAGCTGTTCGTCTTCGATGCCTCGAACAACTTCGCCACCAGCGATACCTTCGATCCCACGCTCATCCTCGAGGCCTACCCGATCGTCCGATCGTCGCGCTTCGACGACCTCGCGGGTTCGCAAAATTACATTCTCTTCGATCCGGCCGCGGGCCTGAATCGCTTTGGCGCGCTCTCGGATGCCTTTGCGCAAGGCGGCACGCCCGCGCACGTCCAAATCGATCTCGCGTTCTTGCAAAATTTTCGCACGATCGCGGACGGCGTCACCTTCGAAGAGGTCTTTACCGGCTACAGCAACGATATCGCGTTGAACGCCTCCGGGGGACTCGAGCCCAATGTCTTCAAAGCATCGGGAACGCTCGGCCTCTCCCTGCGGCGCTACCGCGAAAGCCCCGATTACGTGCCCGCGCCGCTTCCGCCCAAGGAATATTATTTCCGAAGCGACCGACACATCGTGCGCAATACGGGGACCACGGCGCAGACGCCCATCAAGTGGAACATCCACAAGGGCGGAAAGCCCATCACATGGCTTTTGTCGAATCAATTCACCAAGCTGAAAGACCATCCCGTCTATCGTCCTTACGACATCCTCGGGGCGGTGAAGCGCGGGGTCGAAGGTTGGAACGAGGTGTTCGGCTTCCAAGCGCTCGAGGCCAAGGTGGCCAGCGCCGGCGACTCGTTCGCCGACGACGACAAGAACTACCTCATTTACGACGCCGATCCGACCTACGGCTTTGCGTTCGCCGATTGGCGCTCCAACCCGAACACCGGTGAGGTGCGCGGCGCCAGCGTCTACTTCAACGGCATCTGGCTCACGTCGTTGAGCCAATTCTTCGACGATCCGCCCGCGACCGCCGCGCCGTCCTCGCTCGACGTGGCCGCCGCTCCGCCCGCGCATCGCCCGATCCCCGCCCTCACGTGGGGCGATCTCCGCCCCGATCCCTTGTGCGTGCTATGGGCCCCCACCGCGGCGGATTTCCAGAAC contains these protein-coding regions:
- a CDS encoding zinc-dependent metalloprotease, which codes for MAIERTLPTKTQQLITQSVPSTRAPQSFYVAINKRELGKRWFLTAYLKDYFPGTVGGGAAASLGVRVVTFRVQNGKLFVFDASNNYATSDTFDPTLLIEAYPLVQSEDFDDRVDSDNYVLFDPAAGLNRFGVLSDGFAQGSQPAHFQIDLAFLQNFRKLSDGATFEEVFTGASNDVPQNAAGGLEPNVFKVSGTLGLSLRRYSESPDYVASPLPPREYYFRSDAHSVKNTGTTTQSPIKWNVHPGGKPITWLISDQFEKLKNHPVYGPYDIAGAVKRGVENWNAVFGFKALEAKIASPGDSYADDDKNFIIFDGDPTYGYAFANWRSNPNTGEVRGASVYLNGVWLTSLSQFFDDPTAAPSVSPAAGPKAVPALTWGELRNDPLCVLWAPTAEQLREEAGADAAALGRTKKEKFEAYITHVIAHEIGHTLGLRHNFKGSLKPVSSTVMDYNLTQDRTLLDKPGTYDKAVIDLLYNGSNAQPADPFCTDPDVLTDPDCSRFDFGANPIADDVIPGYNATVQPFLSGTTSGFSSNTLNRLLKWIRGGSAAQRLQAWNAAVAPVKVPADATKVATIRGYGARVDFTARTLFARLYLDPAALRGDSRNGGAFLLDPPVDPQVTPLLIAELKANLVNADSIRSYDTRRVTVAVLKKLQLTAALSALESARDTIKASRPGLSGDDATLTDELLSRINSAISNYFNQ
- a CDS encoding zinc-dependent metalloprotease; translated protein: MSLARTFRIVGFHVALVAPALALAAGCGQTDGAHQAEINALSNGDAFVAIDRPLPEAAQALVTQAVPALDAPRSFYLAIHRRELGQRYFLTAYAKDYFPGTVGAFAAASLGVRVVTFREQNGKLFVFDASNNFATSDTFDPTLILEAYPIVRSSRFDDLAGSQNYILFDPAAGLNRFGALSDAFAQGGTPAHVQIDLAFLQNFRTIADGVTFEEVFTGYSNDIALNASGGLEPNVFKASGTLGLSLRRYRESPDYVPAPLPPKEYYFRSDRHIVRNTGTTAQTPIKWNIHKGGKPITWLLSNQFTKLKDHPVYRPYDILGAVKRGVEGWNEVFGFQALEAKVASAGDSFADDDKNYLIYDADPTYGFAFADWRSNPNTGEVRGASVYFNGIWLTSLSQFFDDPPATAAPSSLDVAAAPPAHRPIPALTWGDLRPDPLCVLWAPTAADFQNELGPREAVQALPRLTKKEKFEAYIAHVITHEIGHTLGLRHNFKGSLQPVASTVMDYNLTQDRARIGKPQPYDFAAIRLLYDLTTEQPPQPFCTDPDVLNDPECSRFDFGANPLVDDAIPGYTTALDAFLTGVVANPPGNIVNRLLKWIRGGSQAQHLQAWNAALGQLKVPVDAAKVATIPGYAARVDQATGILFSRLYLDPANLRGDTRNAGAFLLDPPFDPQVTPRIIAELKANLVNLDSIRSYATRRITVAALKKLQLTAALTALVEARATIRASRPGLGGDDAVLTDELLSRIDAAVNSYFNP